CCATGTTCACAGGTGCTGATCGGCCGGAACAAACCAAGGTGGATGCGGACACTACATCTGAAAGCGGGTTGCCTTCTGTTGCCCATTATGCCAAAAAAATACTTCTTGCCAGCGATAACGACGCGTTTAACAGGTTGTATGAATTTATTGGCCAGAAGGAATTCAATGATAGTTTACATCACAAAGGATTTACAAATACGCGGATCGTCCATCGCCTTGATTCACCCATGGGGGCCGAAAACAATCGTTATACCAATGCAATTCGTTTTGAAAGAGGTGGAGAAATAATATTTGAACAGCCGGCCAGGTATAATGAGAAGGAATTGAAAGCTCCTGAGCAGATTCTCTTAGGCAAAGGATTTATGAAGGACGGCGTGCTAGTTAATGAGCCTTTTGATTTTTCAAGTAAAAACTTTTTCCCGCTGGAAGAACAGCATAGGTTATTGAAGACATTGTTCTTTCCGGATCAGGTACCGCCTGGCCAGAGATTCAATCTGACGCCTGATGACTATGGCTTTTTATATCAGTACATGTCCCAATTTCCGGTTGAGACGAGCTTTCCGGCTCACTATACCGATGATCTTTACGATGGTTATGTGAAATTTTTGCTTTTTGGAGCTACCAAAACGCGCTTGCCGAGGCACATTCGATTATTCAATAAATGTGGTGACGCATACGGCTTCCTGTTGGATAACGCCTACATCGCGGATTTCGAAAAAGGGATCGAGTTTATGCTCACCGCCGTGATCTATTGCAATGCAGATCAGATTTTCAATGACAATAAATATGATTACGACGAGATTGGCTTTCCATTCATGGCTAATTTAGGAAAAACGATCTTTGAGTATGAACTGGACAGAAAGAGATCCGTGAGGCCTGATCTGAGCCGGTTCGAAGTAGAATACGATAAATGAAAAGATTAAGAAACCCGAACCTTCAATTTAGGGGCGATCTGACAGATGTACAGATTCAGAAGATGGCCAATGATCAACAATGCAGATCCCGCATAGCCCAGCCACGCGAATATAACGTGCTTCCCCTCCAATATTAGT
The genomic region above belongs to Dyadobacter pollutisoli and contains:
- a CDS encoding serine hydrolase; amino-acid sequence: MTVFRGYKLLFYLLLQLVALPSIAQFQADSFIEKLLKKHPERFSEILNNPDKYRIQVLYTRIDRNKKNEPHFTTHGYRVNSAEYFYPASTVKLAAVALAFEKMNKLGYDKYTPMFTGADRPEQTKVDADTTSESGLPSVAHYAKKILLASDNDAFNRLYEFIGQKEFNDSLHHKGFTNTRIVHRLDSPMGAENNRYTNAIRFERGGEIIFEQPARYNEKELKAPEQILLGKGFMKDGVLVNEPFDFSSKNFFPLEEQHRLLKTLFFPDQVPPGQRFNLTPDDYGFLYQYMSQFPVETSFPAHYTDDLYDGYVKFLLFGATKTRLPRHIRLFNKCGDAYGFLLDNAYIADFEKGIEFMLTAVIYCNADQIFNDNKYDYDEIGFPFMANLGKTIFEYELDRKRSVRPDLSRFEVEYDK